In Salvelinus namaycush isolate Seneca chromosome 37, SaNama_1.0, whole genome shotgun sequence, the following are encoded in one genomic region:
- the LOC120031699 gene encoding B-cell receptor CD22-like, with protein MGIEKLPWHFLTHCFWLGVMGVDASSWTAEVPKSVSGLQGSCIVIPCSFNYPEPEKKSSKITAIWFKDTHEVIYHPDSTNIIKDYRGRTELVGDLRQKNCSLRIDPLHHSDKGPFHFRIEMEDHNKYSYKEDTVSIAVSSSPDPLSLSVREEVKVGEVVSAFCSVSHSCPSDSPLLTWSHSGRHSVQSQQLTNAQWQVTSSLTFSPSSTDHNQSLVCTAEHRGGKTVKRSKTLNVKYAPVDVKVEEVSSVKEGDSVELRCSSDSNPAAHSYRWQNSRGPLPTTGPTITLENVTRLTEALYCTAINSEGQGHSSSLKLNVEYPPEIKVGSACTSDISMVTCLCIVDSEPPATVEWSLPDGPLPNRPSTRVERHGSVTMVTLQRALGFSETFHCHARNTQGNATLSFTVSTNDKKLMLYVSIGIAALVVVVILIPMSACLLNKKGGRSHRDSPVTCKQEVDTAKCASSDPSTSRKEQKDASNEIHTNYYTNDHLYGNMVTEKDGDPYECEGGDDSVYGNV; from the exons CATGCATCGTGATTCCCTGCTCATTCAACTACCCAGAACCAGAGAAGAAGTCCTCCAAAATAACTGCCATCTGGTTCAAAGACACACATGAGGTTATATACCACCCAGACAGCACCAACATCATCAAAGACTACAGGGGTCGTACAGAGCTGGTGGGAGATCTCCGGCAGAAGAACTGCTCTCTCAGAATCGACCCCCTCCATCACAGTGACAAAGGACCCTTTCATTTCAGGATTGAAATGGAAGACCATAACAAGTATTCATACAAAGAGGACACGGTCTCCATTGCAGTGAGCA GCTCTCCagaccccctctctctgtcagtgagggaggaggtgaaggtgGGGGAAGTGGTTTCTGCCTTCTGCTCTGTGTCTCACTCCTGCCCATCTGattcccctctcctcacctggaGCCACTCCGGAAGACACAGTGTCCAATCACAGCAGCTGACCAATGCCCAGTGGCAAGTGACGTCATCCCTGACCTTTAGCCCCAGCAGCACTGATCACAACCAGTCTCTGGTCTGCACAGCAGAACACAGGGGAGGGAAGACAGTGAAAAGGTCCAAAACTCTCAATGTCAAAT ATGCCCCAGTGGATGTGAAGGTTGAGGAAGTGTCCAGTGTGAAGGAAGGAGACTCTGTAGAGCTGAGATGCTCCAGTGACAGTAACCCTGCAGCCCACAGCTACAGATGGCAGAACAGCAGAGGACCTCTGCCCACCACGGGACCTACCATCACACTGGAGAATGTGACCAGACTCACTGAAGCCCTCTACTGCACTGCCATCAACTCAGAGGGACAAGGCCACTCCAGCTCACTGAAGCTCAATGTAGAGT ACCCCCCTGAGATCAAAGTGGGCTCCGCCTGCACTTCAGacatctccatggtaacctgtCTGTGCATTGTGGATTCGGAGCCCCCCGCCACCGTGGAGTGGTCTCTTCCAGATGGACCCCTGCCCAACCGGCCCAGTACCAGAGTGGAGAGGCATGGGTCAGTTACCATGGTGACCCTACAGAGGGCACTAGGCTTCTCCGAGACCTTCCACTGCCATGCCAGAAACACACAGGGCAATGCCACCTTGTCCTTCACTGTGTCCACAAATG ATAAGAAGTTGATGCTGTACGTTTCAATTGGTATTGCAGCATTAGTGGTGGTAGTAATACTAATTCCCATGTCAGCTTGCCTATTGAACAAGAAGGG TGGGAGGAGTCATAGGGACTCGCCAGTAACCTGCAAGCAGGAAGTGGATACAGCCAAGTGTGCTTCTTCAGATCCCTCAACATCAAG GAAAGAGCAGAAAGACGCCAGCAATGAAATCCACACAAACTACTACACCAACGATCACCTATATGGCAACATGGTG ACTGAAAAGGATGGTGACCCATACGAGTGTGAGGGTGGAGATGATTCAGTCTATGGTAACGTGTGA